A DNA window from Chryseobacterium sp. MEBOG06 contains the following coding sequences:
- a CDS encoding DoxX family protein, with the protein MKIVKFILCLLFGLMFINAGLNKFFNYMPMEKPTPEQMKLFSAFGEISWLMPLVGIVEVIGGLLFIFPKTRALGAIVILPVMVGIVTHVFTMDKSPMGMSIAGLMFLINLWIILDNKEKYKHLVS; encoded by the coding sequence ATGAAAATAGTAAAATTCATTTTATGCTTACTTTTCGGGCTTATGTTTATTAATGCCGGTTTAAACAAGTTTTTTAATTATATGCCAATGGAGAAACCTACTCCAGAGCAAATGAAACTTTTCTCTGCTTTTGGAGAAATCAGTTGGTTAATGCCTTTAGTGGGTATTGTAGAAGTCATTGGCGGATTATTATTCATTTTCCCAAAAACAAGAGCCTTAGGAGCCATTGTTATTTTACCTGTCATGGTAGGAATTGTTACCCACGTTTTCACAATGGATAAATCTCCAATGGGAATGAGCATCGCCGGGTTGATGTTCCTGATCAATCTTTGGATCATTCTTGACAACAAAGAAAAATACAAGCATTTAGTTTCATAA
- a CDS encoding acyl-CoA dehydrogenase family protein: protein MSNTFSKIRNAIELFRSIDFDQLSSISNKVDLPKLMQNFSKLDDKQLSGIMKMLDPEKKKKELPPIDGDFYDIYHTLSPEQREIQLKVRDFMEKEVKPLVNHYWLRDEFPFELIPKFQKLNICGVTYEGYGCPGMPFLMEGVIAMEMARIDASIATFFGVQSGLAMGSIYICGSEEQKQKWLPQMQKFEKIGAFGLTEPEVGSGAAGGLTVTCKKTEDGWVLNGQKKWIGNATFADLIIIWARDLDSGEVKGFIVEKDNPGYSVEKIKGKMALRIVQNGLITLKDCIVREENRLQNANSFKDTGKVLRMTRAGVAWMATGCARGAYESALDYTRKRKQFGRPIASFQMIQGHLVEMLSNLTAMQTMVFRLSEMQDEGILKDEHASLAKVFCTLRTRDIVSRAREVLGGNGILLEYDVARFVADAEAIYSYEGTKEINSLIVGRSITGFSAFV, encoded by the coding sequence ATGTCGAATACCTTTTCCAAAATCAGAAACGCAATAGAATTATTTAGATCCATAGATTTTGATCAGCTGAGTTCCATTTCTAACAAAGTAGATTTACCAAAACTGATGCAGAATTTTTCTAAACTGGATGATAAGCAGCTTTCCGGTATTATGAAAATGCTTGATCCGGAAAAGAAAAAGAAAGAACTCCCGCCTATTGATGGTGATTTTTATGATATTTACCATACCCTTAGTCCCGAACAGAGAGAGATTCAGCTTAAGGTAAGAGATTTTATGGAGAAAGAAGTGAAACCCTTGGTCAATCATTACTGGCTGAGAGATGAATTTCCTTTTGAATTGATCCCTAAATTTCAGAAGCTTAATATCTGCGGAGTGACCTATGAAGGCTATGGCTGTCCGGGTATGCCTTTTCTGATGGAAGGTGTTATCGCAATGGAAATGGCAAGAATAGATGCCTCTATCGCTACATTTTTTGGCGTGCAATCTGGATTGGCAATGGGTTCTATTTACATCTGTGGTTCAGAAGAACAAAAACAAAAGTGGCTTCCACAGATGCAGAAATTTGAAAAAATTGGAGCTTTCGGTCTTACAGAGCCTGAAGTAGGTTCAGGAGCCGCAGGTGGTCTTACAGTAACCTGTAAAAAAACAGAAGACGGCTGGGTACTTAATGGTCAGAAAAAATGGATTGGTAATGCAACTTTTGCTGATCTTATCATTATTTGGGCAAGAGATTTAGACAGTGGGGAAGTGAAAGGTTTTATTGTGGAAAAAGATAATCCCGGATATTCGGTAGAGAAAATCAAAGGGAAAATGGCCTTGAGGATTGTCCAGAATGGATTGATAACGTTAAAAGACTGTATTGTAAGGGAAGAAAACCGTTTGCAGAATGCCAATTCCTTTAAAGATACTGGTAAAGTTCTTCGAATGACCCGGGCTGGAGTAGCCTGGATGGCTACAGGGTGTGCAAGGGGAGCTTACGAAAGTGCGCTGGATTATACCAGAAAAAGAAAACAATTTGGAAGACCTATTGCTTCTTTTCAAATGATTCAGGGGCATTTGGTAGAAATGTTATCTAACCTTACAGCAATGCAGACCATGGTTTTTAGACTATCTGAAATGCAGGATGAAGGAATTTTAAAAGATGAACATGCTTCTCTGGCTAAAGTTTTCTGTACCTTAAGAACACGAGATATCGTTTCCAGAGCAAGAGAAGTGCTGGGTGGAAACGGAATTTTGCTGGAATATGATGTAGCCCGTTTTGTAGCCGATGCCGAAGCCATTTATTCTTATGAAGGGACAAAAGAAATAAACTCGCTCATCGTAGGACGATCGATTACAGGATTCAGTGCTTTTGTGTAG
- a CDS encoding DUF4349 domain-containing protein translates to MKTTYIKLSLSAVLLLGIYSCKKGEVSSKDLEAYATTDSATAVISDSISSVADMKVKDKQFIKTADVNMEVKDVYNATIAIEKSVQELGGFVTNSNLQSNVVSENTYNTSNEEAMLVKKFQTENTMQVRIPTEKLGELLTAINTNKLFLNSRSINAKDVTANIKYSELEGKRNQKTSENISKLKTNKDKVILHDENMSEGNLQKLSSMNMTDDLKYSTIQIYIKEPQLRIAEIAVTNTTSIDNKYKYNFIYDAKDGFVYGFYLIQKIIVVLINIWPILLIAAAMIYFLRKRRVSKPEQPKIQE, encoded by the coding sequence ATGAAAACCACTTACATTAAATTATCTCTATCTGCTGTTCTTTTATTAGGCATATATTCATGTAAAAAAGGCGAAGTTTCTTCTAAAGATCTTGAAGCCTATGCTACTACAGATTCAGCAACGGCAGTTATATCAGACAGCATCTCATCTGTCGCAGATATGAAAGTAAAAGACAAACAGTTCATCAAGACTGCGGATGTCAATATGGAAGTAAAAGATGTGTACAATGCAACCATCGCTATTGAAAAATCGGTTCAGGAGCTTGGAGGATTTGTTACCAACAGCAATCTTCAAAGCAATGTGGTTTCTGAAAACACCTACAACACTTCTAATGAAGAAGCTATGCTGGTTAAAAAATTTCAGACAGAAAATACAATGCAGGTGCGTATTCCGACTGAAAAACTAGGTGAACTTTTAACAGCAATCAATACGAACAAATTATTTCTTAATTCCAGATCTATTAATGCGAAAGATGTGACTGCCAATATCAAATATTCGGAACTTGAAGGGAAAAGAAATCAAAAAACCTCTGAAAATATCAGCAAGCTTAAAACCAATAAGGATAAAGTAATCTTACACGATGAGAATATGTCTGAAGGGAATCTTCAAAAGCTATCAAGTATGAATATGACAGACGATCTCAAATACAGCACCATTCAGATTTACATCAAAGAACCTCAATTGCGTATTGCAGAAATTGCTGTTACCAACACGACAAGCATTGATAATAAATATAAATACAATTTCATTTATGACGCAAAGGATGGCTTTGTCTATGGATTCTACTTGATCCAGAAAATCATAGTGGTTCTTATCAACATCTGGCCAATCCTATTAATTGCAGCTGCCATGATCTATTTCCTAAGAAAAAGAAGAGTTTCAAAACCTGAACAGCCAAAAATTCAAGAATAA